CTCGCGTGTAAGCGCACGATAACCTTGGATTCCAAACGAAAGCAAACCGAACAAGGCGGCCATACTCAGGAGCACCAAGGCCAACAACAACCGAGTCATGTGCCGAATAACTCGACCGTGCCGCAAGGCGCGCAATGCCGCCCAAAATAAAAACACGCCGAGCAGCCCGCAGGCCAACATTATCCACGCACCAGCCCCGGGCATGGTTTCCTCCAAAATGAACCCTCGAATTCAACATAGCACACGCTGCACCAGCGACATTGCTACTCTTTCGAAACTACCCCCTAAGGTCCTGACCCGTGCAACCACCGCTTGCCTAGCGGTGGCTTCGCTTCTAGCATGAACAGTGGGTGCAATTAGGGAGGGGTTGCTAGATGGAACTGAGACCAGCAACACACCAGCGGTTCTCAACATTCGCTTGCACTCCTCGCAGTATCGACCCGAACACGGCGCCTGCTCACCCTACTTATTACTCCCAACTCATTTCTTACTTTTTTTTATTTTTGAATGGCCGACGGTGTAACCACCGTCGCGCATCACACTTCCTCGCGGTTACTCCAGCAACATGCGTCGTGATCGGAACTGAAAACGTCTGGCTCTATATCACGCGTGTTCCACGGAGGATTGTATGAGCGTACCTTGCGAAAAAATGCTTCCCTTTACCTTGCCGACGTATAACCAACTCCTTTGTGATTATGATTCTGAACGATATGCCGTATGGCATTATCTCAATTCGACACCACGCCCTTGCTTCACCCCCGTCTTACTAAAAGAAATGGCCGACGTTCAGAATCAGGTACGACAACATCGCAATCAGTCACATGAGGCGTCGAACAGCATCCGTTATCTCGTCCTCGCCTCGGCAACCCGTTCCGTCTTTAGCTTAGGTGGTGACCTCGATCTATTCGCTCGCTTGATAAACAACCAGGACCACGAAGGACTGCGTAAATACGCTCATCTCTGTATCGATTGCGTGCACGGATATAACTCACACCTCGAACAATCCGGCATGACGACTATCGCGCTCGTTCAGGGGAAAGCGCTTGGCGGCGGTTTCGAAGCAGCAATTTCGTGCAACGTCTTGGTTGCAGAACGCGGCACACAACTCGGATTTCCGGAAATCCTCTTCAACCTATTTCCAGGAATGGGCGCCTACAGTTTTCTAGTGCGGCGCCTCAACCCTATCCAGGTAGAGCGCTTACTTCGTGAGGGCGATCAATACAGCGCTGAAAAGCTCTACGAAATGGGAATTGTGGATGTTCTGGCTGAGCCAGGCGAAGGGGTTCGCGCGGTAAACGATTACATCCGGCGACACGAGCGGGTACGAAACGGACTGCAAGCAATACAGCAGCTACGTGAGTGGAACAGTCCAGTAACCCGCCAAGAGTTGCTTCGCATTGCCGACATGTGGGTCGACAGCGCTATGCAAATCACCTCGCGCGATCTGCGCACTATCGGTCGGCTGGTTTCGGCGCAATCGCGGCTCAACGAATCGACACAGGACACGATGCAAATGGCTCCGGAACGCCGACAAGCACGCGATGTGAGGCGATCGCTAGTTGCGGTATAGACGATGAACCATCGGATCGGCTGCCGGTTGTGGTGGCCGATCCGCCTATGGATGGAAGAAGAAAGACGGAGAACTCACGGGCGATCAGAAATCTCGTCTCTATCCTGAGATGCCCCCACCCGAACTAACCTTCGCAATGCCGACAGGGACTCATCGAAAGCGAGCTGCATGCGTTCGAGCTGATGATCGTGTGCACGCCTGAATTCAAGAACGCCGGCGGTTTCAGCATCACAACACATCTGCATCAGTTTGACGGCACCTACATTCGCGGCGTTCCCTTTGAATGCATGCACCCAATCGCAAAAGACGGCGTAATTGTGTGCGGCACAGGCTTCGGTGATTTTTTCCAGCAGCGTCGTACCTTCGACGGCGTACTCCTCGATAATACGGCTCAACTCACGCGGATCATGGTACAAACGATCCAGCTCTGCCAACACTTCCTTTTGCAGCACGACCGCTTCTGCTGCCTCGCTCGCCTCGTCGGCCAAAGGCAGTTGTTGAATTTCGTTTTCATTGAGGAGCCGCTCAACCAAATTCAGCAGATCGGCCATCGCCACTGGCTTGGACAGATAGGCATCCGCTCCTGCATCCGCCGATTGTTGCTGCGCTTCCAGGGTTGCATTTGCTGTAAGAATAATCACCGGCACGCGCGACCGTCCGCGGAGCAACCGGTAACGACGCAACACACCGAGCCCATCGAGCACCGGCATATGCATATCGAGAATCGCCAGACGATAAGCGTTAGTCGCCAATGCGTCGAGCGCCTCCTCGCCTGTCTGTTTAGTGTCAACCTGGTAACCCGCTTGCTCCAACATCCGGCTAACAATCGTTAAATTTATTCGATTGTCGTCAACTGCAAGAATACGCGGACGCGCGCCGTCACGTTGGTTCCACAGCCAAGGCGCAACACTCACCACACTATTGCTGGCAACGGCGATGCTTGGTACCGGCGATGCATGCAACGCTGCATAGATAAGTCGTCGTTCGGCAAGGCACGGTAGGACCGCCGCGTATCCCCACTCACGTTGCCGTACTTCTGGCACGACAACATTACTGACAAGAATGGCGGGGACATTGGCGAGCTGCGCCTTCACGCACAACTCCTCGAATCGATTGGCGCCCGCAATTTGCAAGGCGAGTGAGGCATCGACAAAAATAGCCTGCACCCGATTGCCCAGATGTATTGCTCGCGTAAGCGCGGTAATCGCGCCCTCGCCCGTCGTCACCCGGACGAGCTGTCCTTGCAGTGACTCCACTGATTCCGAGAAATGTTTGATGACGAGCGAATCCACAGAAAGCAACAGCGCCCTAGTGCCAGGCAACGTCGGTTCCTCGGCCACGGCTGGTTGCTGCTCAAAGGGAATTTCGAACCAGAATAGCGTGCCCTGATCCTTTACGCTCTGCACACCGATGCGACCACCCATTAATTCCACCAACTGCTTGGCAATCGTGGTGCCTAAGCCAGTTCCACCATGTTTGCGCGTGGTGCTGCTGTCCTCCTGAGTGAAATCGAGGAAGATGCGTTCCAATGCCTGCGGCGAAATACCGATGCCGGTGTCGCGCACCTCAAAACGTACAGTCGCTCGTTCAGACGCCGTGGCTTGGCTGCTGCTGACCTCCAGACTGACATAGCCGTGTTCGGTAAATTTAACGGCATTGGATAACAGATTGAGCAGAATATCGCGCAGTCGATGGGCGTCACCGTTTAATTGGAACGGCGTGGTCGGTGCGATACGCACGAGCAGACGCAATTCTTTCTGAATCGCTGACGGTCGCACCATGTCGGCGGCAGCTCGCAGCACTTCGTGTAAATCGAAAGTGGCGCGCTCTAGCACGAGCTTCCCGGCTTCGATCTTAGAAAAATCGAGCACATCGCCGATCTGCCGCAACGACACATGCGCCGAATCACGAATCATACCCAACAGCGACCGTTCTTCAGGAGTCAAACGCCGGTTTGCTTCTAATAATTCAGTTGCGCCCAAAATGCCATTGAGCGGCGTACGTAGCTCGTGGCTCATGCGGGCGAGAAATTGGCTCTTGGTAGCGCTTGCCTCTTCCGCACGCATGCGCGCCTGATGCAGTTGCCGAATCAAGTGCGCGGCATAACCGGGAAGAAGCACAAGACCGCCGAAAATGCCGGCCGCAAGCGGGCCCTGCCCCTGCCATAGATGCGATACGACGACCACTACTGAAAAGCCGGCGATGCTGAGCAAGGTGCTGACCAGCATTGCCGTTAATCCGAAGCGAAAGCCGTTGCCAAGGGTGACCCAAAGATAGAGCACAAACAGCGGAACACCGGCTTCACCGGTAGAGATCATCAGGTAGCTAATCGTGCCAATGTCGCCGATGTTAGTGGCGGTACGGCGAGGGATGGAGGTGGTTACGTCACGGAATGCGAACACCATCATTACCACTGACAGAATAAAAAATCCGGCGAGCCATGCGAGCCATCCAGGCAGGCCGGCGGCGAAGCTGACTGGATAGTGAGTAGCCGTCAAATAAATGATCAGGCATACCAGAATAACCGTTCGCACTATCGCCTGCCCTTGTTCGCGCCCCAACTCATCGTGGCGCGTGAGCTTGATAGACCCAACAAACCTAGAGGAATACCGATGCAAAAAGATCTTGAACAAACGGACTTTGCCGATGGCACCGTCGTAGGATTTCCGTCTATCGTCCACCTGCGAATCTGTAGTAGTGCGGTGATGCAGAAGATGCACTAGGTAAAGCGGCAGCAAAACGAGTGACATCATGACCGAAGCCGTCATTATCATCGGCATACGGTCCCACTCGTGCGAAAATCCTAAAACGACAGCGAAACCGAGCAAGCTCAATACGGTGCTCAAGATCATCGCTTTCACGCCAAACCGCATCCCGTTGCCGAGCGTTACCCATAAATAAA
The sequence above is drawn from the Gammaproteobacteria bacterium genome and encodes:
- a CDS encoding crotonase/enoyl-CoA hydratase family protein: MSVPCEKMLPFTLPTYNQLLCDYDSERYAVWHYLNSTPRPCFTPVLLKEMADVQNQVRQHRNQSHEASNSIRYLVLASATRSVFSLGGDLDLFARLINNQDHEGLRKYAHLCIDCVHGYNSHLEQSGMTTIALVQGKALGGGFEAAISCNVLVAERGTQLGFPEILFNLFPGMGAYSFLVRRLNPIQVERLLREGDQYSAEKLYEMGIVDVLAEPGEGVRAVNDYIRRHERVRNGLQAIQQLREWNSPVTRQELLRIADMWVDSAMQITSRDLRTIGRLVSAQSRLNESTQDTMQMAPERRQARDVRRSLVAV
- a CDS encoding response regulator gives rise to the protein MMSLVLLPLYLVHLLHHRTTTDSQVDDRRKSYDGAIGKVRLFKIFLHRYSSRFVGSIKLTRHDELGREQGQAIVRTVILVCLIIYLTATHYPVSFAAGLPGWLAWLAGFFILSVVMMVFAFRDVTTSIPRRTATNIGDIGTISYLMISTGEAGVPLFVLYLWVTLGNGFRFGLTAMLVSTLLSIAGFSVVVVVSHLWQGQGPLAAGIFGGLVLLPGYAAHLIRQLHQARMRAEEASATKSQFLARMSHELRTPLNGILGATELLEANRRLTPEERSLLGMIRDSAHVSLRQIGDVLDFSKIEAGKLVLERATFDLHEVLRAAADMVRPSAIQKELRLLVRIAPTTPFQLNGDAHRLRDILLNLLSNAVKFTEHGYVSLEVSSSQATASERATVRFEVRDTGIGISPQALERIFLDFTQEDSSTTRKHGGTGLGTTIAKQLVELMGGRIGVQSVKDQGTLFWFEIPFEQQPAVAEEPTLPGTRALLLSVDSLVIKHFSESVESLQGQLVRVTTGEGAITALTRAIHLGNRVQAIFVDASLALQIAGANRFEELCVKAQLANVPAILVSNVVVPEVRQREWGYAAVLPCLAERRLIYAALHASPVPSIAVASNSVVSVAPWLWNQRDGARPRILAVDDNRINLTIVSRMLEQAGYQVDTKQTGEEALDALATNAYRLAILDMHMPVLDGLGVLRRYRLLRGRSRVPVIILTANATLEAQQQSADAGADAYLSKPVAMADLLNLVERLLNENEIQQLPLADEASEAAEAVVLQKEVLAELDRLYHDPRELSRIIEEYAVEGTTLLEKITEACAAHNYAVFCDWVHAFKGNAANVGAVKLMQMCCDAETAGVLEFRRAHDHQLERMQLAFDESLSALRRLVRVGASQDRDEISDRP